A DNA window from Drosophila sechellia strain sech25 chromosome X, ASM438219v1, whole genome shotgun sequence contains the following coding sequences:
- the LOC6618583 gene encoding casein kinase I, whose product MDKMRILKESRPEIIVGGKYRVIRKIGSGSFGDIYLGMSIQSGEEVAIKMESAHARHPQLLYEAKLYRILSGGVGFPRIRHHGKEKNFNTLVMDLLGPSLEDLFNFCTRHFTIKTVLMLVDQMIGRLEYIHLKCFIHRDIKPDNFLMGIGRHCNKLFLIDFGLAKKFRDPHTRHHIVYREDKNLTGTARYASINAHLGIEQSRRDDMESLGYVMMYFNRGVLPWQGMKANTKQQKYEKISEKKMSTPIEVLCKGSPAEFSMYLNYCRSLRFEEQPDYMYLRQLFRILFRTLNHQYDYIYDWTMLKQKTHQGQPNPAILLEQLDKDKEKQNGKPLMAD is encoded by the exons ATGGACAAGATGCGGATATTGAAGGAAAGTCGCCCCGAGATAATCGTCGGTGGCAAATATCGGGTGATCAGGAAGATTG GAAGCGGATCGTTTGGCGACATTTACTTGGGCATGAGCATCCAGAGCGGCGAAGAAGTGGCCATCAAGATGGAGAGCGCCCACGCCCGCCATCCGCAGCTGTTGTACGAGGCCAAGCTGTACCGCATCCTGAGCGGCGGCGTGGGATTCCCTCGTATACGTCACCATGGCAAGGAAAAGAACTTCAACACCCTGGTCATGGACCTGCTGGGACCCTCGCTGGAGGATCTGTTCAATTTCTGTACGCGCCATTTCACGATCAAGACGGTTCTGATGCTCGTCGACCAGATGATCGGACGCTTGGAGTACATCCATCTCAAGTGCTTCATTCATCGCGACATCAAGCCGGATAACTTCCTCATGGGCATCGGTCGGCACTGCAATAAGCTCTTCCTGATCGATTTCGGTCTGGCCAAGAAGTTCCGCGATCCGCACACGCGTCATCACATCGTATACCGCGAGGACAAGAACCTCACCGGCACTGCCCGCTATGCCTCGATCAATGCCCATCTGGGCATCGAGCAGTCGCGGCGTGACGACATGGAATCGCTTGGATACGTGATGATGTACTTCAATCGCGGCGTACTGCCCTGGCAAGGCATGAAGGCCAACACCAAGCAGCAGAAGTACGAGAAGATCTCCGAAAAGAAGATGTCCACGCCCATCGAGGTCCTCTGCAAGGGCTCGCCGGCCGAGTTCTCCATGTATCTGAACTATTGTCGTAGCCTGCGCTTCGAGGAGCAGCCAGATTACATGTACCTACGTCAATTGTTCCG CATACTGTTCAGAACGCTGAACCATCAGTATGACTACATCTACGACTGGACAATGCTGAAGCAGAAGACCCACCAGGGTCAACCCAATCCAGCTATACTCTTGGAGCAATTGGACAAGGACAAGGAGAAGCAGAACGGCAAGCCCCTGATGGCGGACTAA